From Microbacterium pseudoresistens, the proteins below share one genomic window:
- a CDS encoding YbhB/YbcL family Raf kinase inhibitor-like protein, with product MFDYDPYAQLARLREFVPLEVTSPDLADGARMPVWAWSSSRGGEDRSPALEWGEPPAGTKSFAVSCFDPDAPTGSGYWHWAVANIPADVRSLEAGAGDGEPGSLPEGALVLPNEARLRRYIGSAPPAGTGVHRYFFTVDALDVERLDLDGDETPAVLGFNRHFHALARGILTGTADPDER from the coding sequence GTGTTCGACTACGACCCGTATGCCCAGCTCGCCCGTCTGCGCGAGTTCGTCCCGCTGGAGGTGACCAGCCCCGACCTGGCGGACGGCGCCCGGATGCCCGTCTGGGCATGGTCGTCCTCGCGCGGCGGCGAGGATCGCTCCCCCGCCCTGGAGTGGGGCGAGCCGCCCGCGGGGACCAAGAGCTTCGCGGTGTCGTGCTTCGACCCGGATGCGCCCACCGGCTCCGGCTACTGGCACTGGGCCGTGGCGAACATCCCCGCCGACGTCCGCTCGCTGGAGGCGGGCGCGGGTGACGGCGAACCGGGCTCGCTGCCGGAGGGCGCGCTGGTGCTGCCGAACGAGGCGCGCCTGCGCCGCTACATCGGATCCGCCCCGCCGGCGGGCACGGGCGTGCATCGCTACTTCTTCACCGTCGACGCGCTCGACGTGGAGCGGCTCGACCTCGACGGCGACGAGACGCCCGCCGTGCTCGGCTTCAACCGCCACTTCCACGCGCTGGCCCGCGGCATCCTCACCGGCACCGCCGATCCCGACGAGCGCTGA
- a CDS encoding winged helix-turn-helix transcriptional regulator codes for MPRRSYGQYCGLTTAVELVGERWALLIVRDLLVGPRRYTDLKQGLPRIPTNILSARLKELQEAEVVQRVPVSGGVVYELTPYGRALEPIMLALGRWGFQAMGEPAPADVVTPDSLTMALRTSFVAERAVDADIELHVGDIALRVIVQRGELRIAQIAPPAPPVGGETPSGEPEAVIVAGPGIRTLIAGEVTPAEAIAQDLVAVVRGDATALDDFARTFRIAPIDTEGIAS; via the coding sequence ATGCCCCGGCGCAGCTACGGCCAGTACTGCGGACTGACCACGGCGGTCGAGCTCGTCGGCGAGCGATGGGCGCTGCTCATCGTGCGCGACCTGCTCGTCGGACCGCGCCGGTACACCGATCTCAAGCAGGGCCTGCCGCGCATCCCCACCAACATCCTGTCGGCGCGGCTGAAGGAACTGCAGGAGGCGGAGGTCGTGCAGCGGGTGCCGGTGTCCGGCGGAGTGGTCTACGAACTGACGCCGTACGGGCGGGCCCTCGAACCGATCATGCTCGCACTCGGACGGTGGGGGTTCCAGGCGATGGGCGAGCCCGCGCCCGCCGACGTGGTCACTCCGGACTCGCTCACGATGGCGCTGCGCACCTCATTCGTCGCGGAGCGGGCCGTGGATGCCGACATCGAGCTGCACGTCGGAGACATCGCGCTGCGCGTCATCGTGCAGCGCGGCGAGCTGCGGATCGCGCAGATCGCCCCTCCCGCCCCTCCCGTCGGCGGCGAGACGCCTTCCGGCGAGCCGGAGGCGGTGATCGTCGCCGGCCCGGGCATCCGCACCCTCATCGCCGGCGAGGTGACGCCGGCCGAGGCGATCGCGCAGGATCTCGTCGCCGTCGTGCGCGGCGACGCCACCGCGCTCGACGACTTCGCCCGCACTTTCCGCATCGCACCCATCGACACCGAAGGAATCGCATCATGA
- a CDS encoding exodeoxyribonuclease III, whose translation MRLATWNINSIRTRVARAVDFAVREDIDVLALQEIKCKPEQFPYAPFEEAGYHVEAHGLNQWNGVAIASRLPMTDVETSFAGQPGFAKGHDGPDAPLEARALSATVDGVKVWSLYVPNGRALGDPHYAYKLHWLDELRRATAAELQKTPDLPLALVGDFNIIPFPEDNGDPDIVEGVSTHVSPEERQAFFAFQDAGLTDVVRPLIPEGFTYWDYQRLKFPRNEGVRIDFVLGSRALSDAVTGASIHREERKGEQPSDHVPVAVDLDFGAADDDDDMPMIFA comes from the coding sequence ATGCGCTTGGCCACCTGGAACATCAACTCCATCCGCACTCGCGTCGCCCGCGCCGTCGACTTCGCCGTCCGTGAAGACATCGATGTGCTCGCGCTGCAGGAGATCAAGTGCAAGCCGGAGCAATTCCCCTACGCGCCGTTCGAAGAGGCCGGCTACCACGTCGAGGCCCACGGGTTGAACCAGTGGAACGGCGTCGCGATCGCCAGCCGCCTGCCGATGACCGACGTCGAGACGTCGTTCGCCGGCCAGCCCGGCTTCGCGAAGGGGCATGACGGGCCGGATGCTCCGCTCGAGGCCCGCGCGCTGAGCGCCACGGTCGACGGGGTGAAGGTGTGGAGCCTGTACGTGCCCAACGGCCGCGCCCTCGGCGACCCGCACTACGCGTACAAGCTGCACTGGCTCGACGAGCTGCGCCGGGCCACGGCCGCCGAGCTGCAGAAGACCCCCGACCTCCCCCTGGCACTCGTGGGCGACTTCAACATCATCCCGTTCCCCGAGGACAACGGCGACCCCGACATCGTCGAGGGCGTCTCCACGCACGTCTCCCCCGAGGAGAGGCAGGCGTTCTTCGCGTTCCAGGACGCCGGGCTCACCGACGTCGTCCGCCCGCTCATCCCCGAGGGCTTCACGTACTGGGACTACCAGCGCCTCAAGTTCCCCCGCAACGAGGGCGTGCGCATCGACTTCGTGCTCGGGTCGCGCGCGCTGTCGGATGCGGTGACCGGTGCATCCATCCATCGCGAGGAGCGCAAGGGCGAACAACCCAGCGACCACGTCCCCGTCGCCGTCGACCTCGACTTCGGAGCCGCGGACGACGATGATGACATGCCGATGATCTTCGCCTGA
- a CDS encoding dihydrofolate reductase family protein, with amino-acid sequence MTGRLIIDLFTTLDGVAQAPGGPEEDTDGAFPFGGWQAPLPDEAVGRWVTEGMETLDALLLGRRTYDIFAGYWPHHTTGEEGWIGQLFDRVPKYVASRDAGIPLDWQGSSRVGADLASEVAGMRERHRDVHVIGSVDLAQTLLAEQLFDVLQLWVYPVVLGRGKKVFPDGAAPGNLRLLRAESGENGVVSLQYAPASGTVRTGTMGG; translated from the coding sequence ATGACCGGACGCCTCATCATCGACCTGTTCACCACGCTCGACGGCGTCGCCCAGGCGCCGGGCGGCCCCGAGGAGGACACTGACGGCGCGTTCCCCTTCGGCGGATGGCAGGCGCCGCTGCCCGACGAGGCCGTCGGCCGCTGGGTCACGGAGGGCATGGAGACGCTCGACGCGCTCCTGCTCGGCCGGCGCACCTACGACATCTTCGCCGGGTACTGGCCGCACCACACCACCGGGGAGGAGGGATGGATCGGGCAGCTGTTCGACCGCGTGCCCAAGTACGTCGCCTCCCGAGACGCCGGCATCCCCCTGGACTGGCAGGGGTCGAGCAGGGTGGGCGCGGATCTGGCCTCCGAGGTCGCGGGGATGCGCGAGCGCCACCGTGACGTGCACGTGATCGGCAGCGTCGATCTCGCACAGACGCTCCTCGCCGAGCAGCTCTTCGACGTGCTCCAGCTCTGGGTCTACCCGGTCGTGCTCGGCCGCGGCAAGAAGGTGTTTCCCGACGGCGCTGCGCCGGGGAACCTGCGGCTCCTTCGCGCTGAGAGCGGGGAGAACGGTGTGGTGAGTCTGCAGTACGCGCCCGCCTCCGGAACGGTGCGCACCGGAACCATGGGCGGGTGA